One genomic window of Desulfurella sp. includes the following:
- the dsrB gene encoding dissimilatory-type sulfite reductase subunit beta, which produces MPDVDKGTVRITDIGPPHYEDFLPPIIKRNYGKWLYHEILKPGVMVHVSESGEKLYTVRVGSTRIVSSDFVREISDLADKYCGGYLRFTTRNNLEFLLDKEENIEPLIKEVQALGFPVGGIDHSLGNIVHTQGWLHCHTSASDASGVVKALMDEFYDYFVSDKLPAKVRMAFACCLNMCGSVGASDIAIVGMHRRPPRVMADRVKDLCEIPSTIAACPVDAVRPKTIDGKPSVEIDEDRCVYCGNCYTVCPALPIADPLNDGLAIFIGGKVSNARTKPTFSKLVVPWLPNNPPRWPEVIEAVRTILEAYKEGARKGERVAEWIDRIGWPKFFKITGFEFTKYHIDDFRLGEATMNYSNYARL; this is translated from the coding sequence ATGCCAGATGTAGATAAAGGAACAGTAAGAATTACAGATATAGGTCCACCACACTATGAAGATTTTTTACCGCCTATAATTAAAAGAAATTATGGTAAGTGGTTGTATCATGAGATTTTAAAACCAGGTGTTATGGTTCATGTTTCAGAGTCTGGTGAGAAGCTCTATACTGTAAGGGTAGGCTCAACAAGGATAGTAAGCAGTGATTTTGTAAGGGAAATATCTGATCTTGCAGATAAGTATTGCGGCGGTTACTTAAGATTTACAACGAGAAATAACTTAGAATTTCTTCTTGATAAAGAAGAAAATATTGAACCCTTAATTAAAGAAGTACAGGCATTGGGTTTTCCAGTTGGTGGGATCGATCATTCGCTTGGCAATATTGTACATACACAAGGTTGGCTGCATTGCCATACATCTGCAAGTGATGCATCAGGTGTGGTTAAAGCCTTAATGGATGAGTTTTATGATTATTTTGTTTCAGACAAATTACCCGCAAAGGTAAGAATGGCATTTGCGTGTTGTCTTAATATGTGTGGTTCTGTGGGTGCTTCTGATATTGCGATTGTGGGAATGCACAGAAGACCACCAAGGGTTATGGCAGATAGGGTAAAGGATTTGTGCGAGATACCAAGTACAATAGCGGCGTGTCCGGTAGATGCAGTAAGGCCAAAAACTATAGATGGTAAGCCTTCTGTGGAAATCGATGAAGATAGATGCGTTTATTGCGGTAACTGCTATACAGTTTGCCCTGCGCTTCCTATAGCTGATCCTCTAAATGATGGATTGGCAATATTTATTGGGGGCAAAGTTTCAAATGCAAGAACCAAGCCAACTTTTTCAAAACTGGTAGTGCCATGGCTTCCAAATAATCCGCCAAGATGGCCAGAAGTTATCGAAGCCGTAAGGACAATACTTGAAGCATACAAAGAAGGTGCAAGAAAAGGAGAACGTGTAGCAGAATGGATTGATAGGATTGGTTGGCCGAAATTCTTTAAAATAACGGGCTTTGAATTTACAAAATACCATATTGATGATTTCAGATTAGGTGAAGCAACGATGAATTACTCGAACTATGCACGATTGTAA